The following coding sequences are from one bacterium window:
- the dnaK gene encoding molecular chaperone DnaK has translation MTKGKVIGIDLGTTNSCVAIMEGGQPVVIANAEGGRTTPSVVAFTKVGERIIGGPAKRQAITNPKNTIFSIKRFMGRRHDEVVEERQKVPYEVISGDGNSARVKINDQVFSPPEISAMVLQKMKQTAEDYLGQAVTDAVVTVPAYFNDAQRQATKDAGKIAGLNVLRILNEPTAAALAYGLDKKSNEKIAVYDLGGGTFDISILEIGDGVFEVLSTNGDTHLGGDDFDERVVNWLADEFKKNEGIDLRKDPMALQRLKDAAEKAKIEISSSMQTQINLPYVTAVDSVPKHLDIVLTRAKFEQICEDLIQRTVRPVEQAMKDAGLQYSQIDEVILVGGSTRIPKIQQLVQDLFKKEPHKGVNPDEVVAVGAAIQGAVLAGEVKDVLLLDVTPLSLGIETLGGVFTTMIPRNTTIPTKKSEIFSTAADSQTAVTIRVGQGERQLFTDNREIGRFELVGIPPAPRGVPQIEVTFDIDANGILHVLAKDKATNKEQSIRIESSSGLNSEEIERMVNQAKEHADEDKRSRDRIDAKNHGESLAYQTEKNIKEFGDKIDADSKTRLENELQKLRDAIASNNVDDIKSASGSLESVWNEISTKMYQAGAGAQTAQPGQEAAGSDQGKKVEEADYEVVDDKEKK, from the coding sequence ATGACCAAAGGAAAAGTCATAGGAATCGATCTTGGAACAACAAACTCATGCGTTGCAATAATGGAAGGCGGGCAGCCTGTCGTCATTGCAAATGCTGAGGGCGGACGAACCACGCCGTCGGTTGTCGCATTCACTAAAGTTGGCGAAAGAATTATTGGCGGCCCGGCTAAACGGCAGGCCATTACAAATCCGAAAAATACAATTTTTTCAATCAAGCGATTTATGGGCCGGCGCCATGATGAAGTAGTCGAAGAGCGTCAAAAAGTGCCCTACGAGGTTATCAGCGGCGACGGGAATTCGGCGCGCGTCAAGATTAACGATCAGGTTTTTTCGCCTCCTGAAATTTCCGCAATGGTATTGCAGAAAATGAAACAAACGGCTGAGGATTATTTAGGACAAGCCGTGACGGATGCCGTTGTTACGGTTCCTGCCTATTTCAACGATGCGCAGCGGCAGGCAACAAAGGACGCAGGTAAAATAGCGGGCCTCAATGTGCTGCGGATTTTAAACGAACCGACGGCCGCCGCATTGGCATATGGCCTTGACAAGAAATCAAATGAAAAGATAGCCGTATACGATTTAGGAGGCGGTACATTTGATATTTCAATTTTGGAAATCGGTGACGGCGTGTTTGAAGTGCTGTCGACGAACGGCGATACGCATTTGGGCGGCGACGATTTTGACGAACGCGTAGTGAACTGGCTCGCTGATGAATTCAAAAAGAATGAAGGGATTGATCTAAGAAAAGACCCCATGGCGCTGCAACGGTTAAAAGATGCAGCTGAAAAAGCGAAGATTGAAATCTCCAGCTCTATGCAGACACAGATCAATTTGCCGTATGTTACCGCAGTGGATTCAGTGCCTAAACACTTGGACATTGTCTTAACGCGCGCAAAATTTGAGCAAATCTGCGAAGATCTGATACAGCGTACGGTTCGTCCTGTCGAGCAGGCCATGAAAGACGCGGGATTGCAGTATTCGCAAATTGATGAAGTAATTCTCGTGGGCGGTTCGACGCGTATTCCCAAGATTCAACAGCTTGTTCAGGATCTCTTCAAAAAGGAACCGCATAAAGGTGTTAACCCGGACGAGGTTGTCGCGGTCGGAGCAGCTATTCAAGGCGCAGTTTTAGCCGGCGAAGTTAAGGACGTATTGTTACTCGATGTGACGCCGTTGTCGCTCGGAATCGAAACGCTCGGCGGAGTATTCACAACGATGATTCCGCGCAATACCACGATTCCAACGAAGAAAAGCGAGATATTTTCCACTGCGGCTGACAGCCAAACTGCAGTGACTATTCGCGTAGGACAGGGTGAACGTCAGCTATTTACGGATAACAGAGAGATTGGTCGTTTCGAATTAGTAGGAATCCCCCCTGCGCCGCGCGGAGTGCCTCAGATCGAAGTGACGTTTGATATTGACGCGAACGGTATTCTCCATGTTCTCGCGAAAGACAAAGCGACCAACAAAGAACAGAGTATTCGAATAGAATCTTCGTCGGGATTGAATTCTGAAGAAATCGAGCGAATGGTGAACCAGGCAAAAGAACACGCCGACGAAGATAAGCGGAGCCGGGATCGAATCGATGCAAAAAATCATGGTGAAAGCCTTGCATATCAAACGGAAAAAAACATAAAAGAATTTGGCGATAAGATCGATGCCGATTCTAAAACCAGGCTTGAAAACGAATTGCAGAAATTGCGTGACGCGATCGCTTCCAATAACGTAGATGACATCAAATCTGCATCCGGATCATTGGAAAGCGTATGGAATGAAATTTCTACAAAAATGTATCAGGCGGGAGCAGGCGCTCAAACGGCACAACCGGGGCAAGAGGCCGCGGGCAGCGATCAAGGCAAGAAAGTGGAAGAAGCCGATTATGAAGTAGTTGACGATAAAGAAAAGAAGTAA
- a CDS encoding zinc ribbon domain-containing protein: MPTYDFKCPEGHVFEEFQRINDEPSTPCPTCGKASSRMIGAGSGLMFKGSGFYITDYKKTGASNGSNGEKKEKKTDSGKKD, from the coding sequence ATGCCGACCTATGATTTCAAATGTCCGGAAGGGCATGTATTCGAAGAGTTCCAACGTATCAACGATGAACCGTCAACGCCATGTCCGACTTGCGGAAAGGCGTCATCGCGAATGATCGGAGCAGGATCTGGCCTTATGTTCAAAGGTTCAGGCTTTTATATAACTGATTATAAGAAAACCGGTGCCTCGAATGGCTCCAATGGTGAAAAAAAAGAAAAGAAGACTGATTCCGGGAAGAAGGATTAG
- the htpX gene encoding zinc metalloprotease HtpX, whose protein sequence is MNTFKTMFLLTMLTLLFVFIGNMIGGQSGAIIALVLAGIMNFVSYWFSDKIVLKMYGAKEIQYSDNTKFYNLVQRLATNASLPMPRLYIIPTDSPNAFATGRDPEHAAVAATEGILSRLSEDELEGVMAHELAHVKNRDILISSIVATFAGAIGYIASMAQWAAIFGGFNKSSDDDDSGGSNIFSFLIMAILAPIVATIIQLAISRSREFLADRTGAEISRRPMQLANALIKLEKGNLQLPLHASNATAHMFIISPLTGGGLTGLFRTHPTTKERVEKLKQYAQETGLSF, encoded by the coding sequence ATGAACACATTTAAGACCATGTTTTTGCTTACAATGCTGACATTACTTTTCGTGTTTATAGGAAATATGATTGGCGGTCAGTCAGGTGCCATTATCGCTTTGGTCTTGGCCGGTATTATGAATTTTGTGAGCTATTGGTTTAGCGATAAAATCGTACTGAAAATGTATGGCGCGAAGGAAATCCAATATAGCGATAACACTAAATTTTATAATCTGGTTCAGCGGTTAGCAACTAATGCGAGTCTGCCGATGCCACGGCTTTACATTATTCCGACAGATTCGCCAAACGCATTTGCTACCGGACGTGATCCGGAGCATGCCGCAGTAGCAGCTACAGAAGGTATTCTATCAAGGCTGAGCGAGGACGAACTTGAAGGAGTGATGGCGCACGAACTTGCGCATGTTAAGAACCGCGATATACTGATTAGCTCAATTGTAGCTACATTCGCGGGTGCGATAGGTTATATCGCGAGTATGGCGCAGTGGGCTGCGATTTTTGGCGGATTCAACAAAAGTTCTGATGATGATGATAGCGGCGGCAGTAACATTTTTTCATTTCTTATCATGGCAATTCTTGCTCCCATTGTCGCAACCATCATTCAGTTAGCCATATCACGGTCGCGTGAGTTTTTGGCGGATAGAACGGGTGCAGAAATCTCTCGCAGGCCTATGCAGCTGGCAAACGCTTTGATTAAATTGGAAAAAGGAAATTTGCAGCTGCCATTACACGCAAGTAATGCGACCGCTCATATGTTCATCATTAGCCCTTTGACAGGAGGCGGCCTTACCGGTTTGTTCAGGACGCATCCGACGACGAAAGAACGGGTTGAAAAGCTCAAGCAATATGCACAGGAAACGGGATTATCATTTTAA
- a CDS encoding DnaJ domain-containing protein → MKDYYKILGISESASEDEIKTAYKTLAKKFHPDRNHGNKQSEERFKEMSEAYNTLSDAKKKKEYDTLRRFGGGRSGTSYQNSDDFSSSDLNDFMRNFKSGGKSYGFGGRESFADILDDMFFGNTTKKQEINVELSVPFQKSINGGDVEFAINNGIPHTIRVKLPEGINDGEQLRIHQNNSPDILLTIRVQPDPFFSRKGNDVYCEIPVNFAQMSLGSTVKVKTVYGSHVEVKIPVGTQNGTMLKLSHLGVRHSGKKGDMYVTMALSVPKNLTRKQKELLEAFANESGMKW, encoded by the coding sequence TTGAAAGATTATTACAAAATATTGGGCATTTCGGAATCAGCATCGGAGGATGAGATCAAAACGGCGTACAAAACGCTGGCGAAAAAATTTCATCCGGACCGTAACCACGGAAATAAACAGTCGGAGGAAAGATTCAAGGAAATGTCCGAAGCCTATAATACCCTGAGCGATGCAAAAAAAAAGAAAGAATATGATACACTGCGCCGATTCGGCGGCGGGAGAAGCGGAACGAGTTATCAGAATTCTGATGATTTCTCATCCTCTGACTTGAATGATTTTATGAGAAATTTTAAATCGGGTGGGAAATCATACGGATTTGGCGGGCGTGAATCGTTTGCAGATATACTGGATGATATGTTCTTTGGCAACACCACAAAAAAGCAGGAAATCAATGTTGAATTATCCGTTCCGTTTCAGAAATCGATAAATGGTGGAGATGTGGAGTTTGCTATAAACAATGGTATTCCGCACACCATACGGGTAAAACTGCCAGAAGGAATTAACGACGGTGAGCAATTGCGTATTCATCAAAACAATTCCCCTGACATACTTTTAACTATACGCGTTCAGCCCGATCCGTTTTTTTCAAGAAAGGGTAATGATGTTTATTGCGAAATTCCGGTTAATTTCGCTCAGATGTCGCTTGGGAGTACTGTTAAAGTTAAGACAGTTTATGGGAGCCATGTGGAAGTCAAAATTCCGGTTGGAACACAAAACGGAACGATGTTGAAACTTTCACATTTAGGAGTTCGCCATAGCGGGAAAAAAGGGGATATGTATGTTACTATGGCGCTTTCAGTTCCAAAAAATTTAACAAGAAAACAGAAAGAGCTATTGGAAGCCTTTGCCAATGAATCCGGAATGAAATGGTAA
- a CDS encoding Do family serine endopeptidase, which translates to MHTARSSRLIIGLVLVIIGIVAGILLTANLDMTFKGRAGSDTEVRLQLEEKMAAMKDWSEGFSVVAEYVTPSVVTVETETTVKYSDPFNDFMGGDDMFRRFFGNPRSQPKQEQKVAGLGSGVIVSTDGYIITNNHVIDRTDKIKITLSNGKTYDGKLIGTDPRTDLAVVKIDEKGLPAIKVANSDNIKVGQWALAVGNPFSKSLSHTVTAGIISGMSRSSVGLDTDVDFLQTDAAINPGNSGGALVNLSGELVGINAAIMSRSGGYEGIGFAIPSNTAKSIMDQLIKSGKVVRGFVGVSMQDVDEQMAKALGLKSAKGAVIAQIVEGSPADKAQLKQGDVIVKVDGKEVANSVEIRKQIIPKQPGTDVDLTLIRDGKEITIKVTLAEAPGEPMAVKEEAPAKKSFERLGINVTTMNKDLATKFGVSNIPGVIITDIEQDGSAFGAGLRQGDIIQRVGRKDVKNVKEFIDEVDKVTKGETVLLLVNRKGSSLFVAFNMPN; encoded by the coding sequence ATGCATACTGCGAGATCGTCGAGACTAATCATAGGGTTAGTACTGGTTATTATTGGAATAGTCGCCGGTATCCTTCTGACGGCAAATTTAGATATGACTTTTAAAGGACGAGCTGGATCGGATACGGAAGTCAGGCTTCAATTGGAAGAGAAAATGGCGGCCATGAAAGATTGGAGTGAAGGGTTTTCAGTGGTTGCTGAATATGTCACACCAAGCGTGGTTACAGTTGAAACTGAGACTACCGTAAAATATAGCGATCCATTCAACGATTTTATGGGTGGGGACGATATGTTCAGGAGATTCTTCGGGAATCCAAGAAGCCAGCCAAAACAAGAGCAAAAAGTTGCGGGTCTTGGGTCAGGCGTTATTGTGAGCACCGATGGATATATAATTACGAATAATCACGTAATTGACAGAACCGACAAGATAAAAATCACGCTATCAAACGGGAAAACATATGACGGAAAGTTGATTGGAACTGATCCAAGAACAGATCTTGCCGTTGTAAAAATTGATGAAAAAGGATTACCGGCAATCAAAGTTGCCAATTCGGATAATATAAAAGTCGGCCAATGGGCGTTAGCGGTTGGAAATCCTTTCAGCAAATCTCTTAGCCATACTGTAACCGCCGGCATTATCAGCGGCATGTCGCGTTCCTCCGTTGGCCTTGATACCGATGTCGATTTTTTACAAACGGATGCGGCCATTAATCCGGGTAACAGCGGCGGTGCATTGGTTAATTTGAGCGGAGAACTGGTTGGCATAAATGCCGCGATCATGTCAAGAAGCGGCGGTTATGAAGGAATCGGTTTTGCAATACCGTCTAACACCGCAAAATCGATTATGGATCAATTAATCAAGTCAGGAAAAGTTGTTCGCGGCTTTGTCGGCGTGAGCATGCAGGACGTGGATGAACAAATGGCGAAAGCCCTTGGGTTAAAGTCGGCAAAAGGCGCTGTCATTGCTCAAATCGTGGAAGGCAGTCCGGCTGACAAAGCACAGTTGAAACAAGGCGATGTAATTGTGAAGGTGGACGGTAAAGAAGTTGCCAATAGCGTCGAGATTAGAAAACAAATAATTCCAAAGCAGCCTGGAACCGATGTTGATCTTACTTTAATACGCGACGGCAAAGAAATAACCATAAAAGTTACATTAGCGGAAGCCCCAGGCGAGCCTATGGCTGTAAAAGAAGAAGCGCCTGCCAAAAAGAGCTTTGAACGATTGGGGATCAATGTTACCACGATGAATAAAGATCTGGCAACTAAGTTCGGCGTCTCAAATATTCCGGGTGTTATAATTACGGACATTGAACAGGACGGATCTGCATTTGGCGCAGGGCTTAGACAAGGCGATATCATTCAGCGTGTGGGCCGGAAGGACGTTAAGAATGTGAAAGAATTTATCGATGAAGTAGATAAGGTGACCAAAGGAGAAACGGTACTGCTGCTGGTAAACCGCAAAGGGAGTTCATTATTTGTCGCGTTTAACATGCCAAACTAA
- the lon gene encoding endopeptidase La, with amino-acid sequence MTKTFEEQISLKEKKKKGQLPESLPIIPLRNTVLFPQQIMPLSIGRDKTLKLISEFSDANRLIGVVAQKESSIENPSHSDMYEYGVAATIMRVFDMPDGSKSVIVQGVQRIRLKEFIQDDPYWVAKIDELVDIPPSHDDLEIDALVMNIKSIFQKMAGLAPYLTAEQTSMILNVQLPGRVADVAVSALNISTEEKQEILQVLNVKERLDKTHVMLNKVLQTLELGNKIQSDVQDEISKTQREYYLREQLKAIQRELGDAESANPEITEIKEKIEKAKMPKEVYDVTKKELERLGRMSPMAAEYTVSRTYIDWLVDMPWSIFTEDNMKIDAARKSLESDHYGLEKVKKRILEYLSVRKLKNDMRGPILCFVGPPGVGKTSLGRSIAKALGRKFVRMSLGGIRDEAEIRGHRRTYIGALPGRVIQGIKKGGSINPVFMLDEIDKVGMDFRGDPSSALLEVLDPEQNFSFADHYLDVPFDLSKVLFIATANLADPIIPALRDRMEIIEIPGYTEEEKINIAQKFIIPKQISEHGLSGKQIKFDRQTIKHIIRDHTREAGLRNLEREIATICRGVAHQIAEGKITKTTIDKKNLYTYLGKIKFFSDAVERINKPGIVTGLAWTAAGGDILFIEASKMKGKGNLTLTGQLGDIMKESAVAALSQIRSQAEELGITDEFDKIDIHIHVPAGGIPKDGPSAGITMYTAIYSLLTNRLVRNDIAMTGEITLRGAVLPIGGVKEKILAAHRAGIRTIIIPNKNANDLDEVPKQIRDEIKFVLVKEVSKVVEIALEPIVKSIRVHNNGVKPKRKKTKSLKRSQKK; translated from the coding sequence ATGACAAAAACTTTCGAGGAACAGATTTCTCTCAAAGAAAAAAAGAAGAAGGGTCAGTTACCGGAATCGTTGCCGATCATTCCGTTGCGCAATACGGTGCTATTTCCTCAGCAGATCATGCCTTTGTCCATCGGCAGAGACAAGACGCTTAAGCTGATTTCAGAGTTCTCAGACGCAAACCGCCTGATCGGTGTTGTAGCGCAGAAGGAAAGTTCGATTGAGAATCCCAGCCATTCCGATATGTATGAATACGGAGTAGCTGCGACGATCATGCGCGTATTCGATATGCCGGATGGCAGTAAGAGCGTAATCGTTCAGGGTGTTCAACGGATCCGACTCAAAGAATTTATACAGGATGACCCCTATTGGGTGGCAAAGATAGACGAATTGGTTGATATTCCTCCATCGCATGATGACCTTGAGATAGACGCATTGGTGATGAATATAAAAAGCATTTTTCAAAAAATGGCCGGGTTAGCACCGTATCTTACTGCAGAACAGACGTCAATGATACTAAATGTACAACTGCCTGGACGGGTCGCCGACGTTGCAGTTTCAGCGCTGAATATTTCAACCGAAGAAAAACAGGAGATACTGCAAGTTCTGAATGTGAAGGAGCGCCTGGATAAAACGCATGTGATGTTAAATAAGGTTTTGCAGACTCTCGAATTAGGGAACAAAATCCAAAGTGATGTGCAGGACGAAATTAGCAAAACGCAACGTGAATATTATTTACGCGAGCAGTTAAAGGCAATTCAGCGTGAGCTGGGTGATGCGGAATCTGCCAACCCGGAAATTACAGAGATAAAAGAAAAGATTGAAAAAGCGAAGATGCCTAAAGAAGTGTATGACGTCACAAAAAAGGAATTGGAGCGTCTGGGCCGCATGTCGCCTATGGCGGCCGAGTATACAGTATCACGCACCTACATTGACTGGCTTGTCGACATGCCGTGGAGCATATTTACTGAAGACAATATGAAGATAGATGCGGCGCGAAAAAGCCTTGAATCGGACCATTATGGTTTGGAAAAGGTCAAGAAAAGAATATTGGAATATCTGTCCGTGCGTAAACTTAAGAACGATATGCGCGGCCCGATCCTCTGTTTTGTTGGTCCGCCGGGCGTCGGAAAAACCTCATTAGGCCGATCCATTGCTAAGGCGCTTGGGCGAAAATTCGTTCGCATGTCGTTGGGCGGGATTCGTGATGAAGCGGAGATTCGAGGCCACCGCCGAACATATATCGGCGCATTACCGGGGCGCGTGATACAAGGTATCAAGAAAGGCGGTTCCATCAACCCGGTATTCATGCTTGATGAGATTGATAAGGTTGGAATGGATTTTCGAGGGGATCCGTCAAGCGCATTGCTTGAAGTGCTTGATCCGGAACAGAATTTCAGTTTTGCAGACCATTATCTGGATGTACCGTTTGATCTCTCGAAAGTCCTATTTATTGCGACAGCCAATCTAGCTGATCCGATCATACCCGCCCTGCGTGATCGTATGGAGATCATTGAAATTCCAGGTTATACGGAGGAAGAGAAGATAAATATTGCACAAAAATTCATTATTCCGAAACAGATAAGCGAACACGGTTTAAGCGGGAAACAAATCAAATTTGACCGTCAAACGATCAAACACATTATCCGCGATCACACACGCGAGGCGGGGCTGAGAAATCTGGAGCGGGAAATTGCGACTATTTGCAGAGGTGTCGCACACCAAATTGCCGAAGGAAAAATCACCAAGACCACGATTGACAAAAAAAACTTGTATACTTACCTCGGAAAAATAAAGTTCTTCTCAGATGCCGTTGAGCGTATCAATAAGCCTGGAATTGTCACGGGACTGGCATGGACAGCCGCCGGCGGGGACATACTGTTTATTGAAGCTTCAAAAATGAAAGGGAAGGGCAACTTGACACTGACAGGGCAGCTGGGTGATATCATGAAAGAATCAGCCGTTGCTGCATTGAGTCAAATTCGGTCGCAGGCAGAGGAGCTTGGAATCACAGATGAATTCGACAAAATAGACATCCATATTCATGTGCCTGCAGGAGGAATTCCGAAGGATGGGCCTTCAGCAGGAATCACTATGTATACGGCCATTTATTCGCTATTAACAAACAGGCTTGTTCGAAATGATATTGCGATGACTGGAGAAATTACGCTTAGAGGGGCTGTATTGCCGATCGGCGGCGTAAAAGAGAAAATACTCGCGGCGCATCGCGCAGGTATCCGAACCATAATTATTCCGAATAAGAATGCTAATGATCTTGATGAAGTTCCAAAACAGATCCGCGATGAGATCAAGTTTGTTCTGGTCAAAGAAGTTTCTAAAGTTGTTGAGATCGCACTTGAACCGATCGTTAAATCCATACGGGTTCATAACAACGGTGTGAAACCAAAAAGGAAGAAAACAAAAAGTCTAAAACGATCACAAAAAAAATAA
- the hflB gene encoding ATP-dependent zinc metalloprotease FtsH: MNKQKLQIPIILGVLFLFVLLNPILFPSGQDAEITYKEFRDKLAAGKIDEVQITNDKIFGKFKLPDSLVAQQEKANQQPTDITERIRLGNFFESQFKKDLRQTFIVNALTDDKLVEDLQAAGVNYKGVIDSNWLENILIYWIFPLLLLFLLWGFIFKRMGGGGNVMSIGKSKAKIYATDSKTKVTFSDVAGVEEVIEEVREIVDFLQNPKKYTKLGAKLPKGVLLVGPPGTGKTLLAKAVAGEANVPFFHLSGSDFVEMFVGVGASRVRDLFAEAKSKAPCIIFIDEIDAIGRSRAKGMIMGGHDERENTLNQLLVEMDGFNTDKGVIIVGATNRPDVLDVALLRPGRFDRQVVLDRPDLKARMEIFKVHTKGMPLAENMDLQALAAQTPGFAGAEIANVCNEASLLASRKDKERIDTSDFQDAIERVIGGLEKKNKIISPKEKNIVAYHESGHAVVGHYLENADPIHKVSIVPRGVAALGYTLQTPLEDRYLLSRDELIEKLCSLLGGRAAEDIVFNQISTGASNDLERVTEIATRMVTMYGMSTKLGNISYIENGRENFLGGITMKPYSEETAKLIDSEVKFIIDAAYEKTRNLLIEKRDKLESLTKKLLEKEVLDKKEIEEILGSKNALDVNDNGQNGKSTESQEKKVVEEIVIDAEMK, from the coding sequence ATGAATAAACAAAAACTGCAGATACCTATCATTTTGGGCGTCCTATTTCTATTTGTTCTCCTCAACCCAATATTATTTCCAAGCGGACAAGACGCAGAAATAACCTATAAGGAGTTTCGCGATAAATTAGCCGCAGGAAAAATTGACGAAGTTCAAATCACCAACGACAAGATATTCGGAAAATTTAAATTACCTGATAGTCTTGTTGCTCAGCAGGAAAAAGCAAACCAGCAGCCGACGGATATCACGGAGCGAATTCGCCTTGGAAATTTTTTTGAAAGCCAATTCAAAAAAGACCTCCGTCAGACTTTTATTGTAAACGCGCTAACTGACGATAAGTTAGTCGAAGATCTTCAGGCTGCCGGCGTAAATTATAAGGGCGTGATCGACAGTAATTGGCTTGAAAATATTCTCATCTACTGGATTTTTCCGTTGCTTCTGCTTTTTCTTTTGTGGGGATTTATTTTCAAACGAATGGGCGGCGGCGGCAATGTAATGAGCATCGGAAAAAGTAAGGCCAAAATTTATGCGACGGATTCAAAAACAAAAGTAACATTTAGCGATGTTGCCGGTGTTGAAGAAGTGATAGAGGAGGTTCGGGAGATCGTTGATTTCCTGCAAAATCCAAAAAAATATACCAAACTCGGGGCAAAACTACCCAAGGGAGTTCTATTAGTTGGCCCTCCTGGAACAGGGAAAACACTGCTTGCAAAAGCCGTAGCGGGCGAGGCGAATGTGCCTTTTTTTCATTTGAGCGGATCTGATTTTGTCGAAATGTTTGTCGGTGTCGGCGCTTCACGGGTAAGAGATTTATTTGCCGAGGCAAAATCAAAGGCGCCATGTATCATATTTATCGATGAAATCGATGCCATTGGCCGGAGCAGAGCCAAAGGAATGATCATGGGCGGCCATGACGAGCGTGAGAATACTTTAAATCAATTACTTGTTGAAATGGACGGTTTTAATACGGACAAAGGCGTGATCATCGTTGGCGCAACCAATCGACCGGATGTTTTGGACGTTGCATTGTTAAGACCAGGACGATTTGACCGTCAGGTGGTATTAGACCGGCCGGACCTTAAAGCAAGGATGGAGATATTTAAAGTTCACACAAAAGGTATGCCTCTAGCTGAGAACATGGATTTACAGGCATTGGCGGCCCAGACACCCGGATTTGCGGGAGCTGAAATCGCAAACGTTTGTAACGAAGCCTCTTTGCTGGCCTCTCGAAAGGATAAGGAGAGAATCGATACATCTGATTTCCAGGATGCGATTGAACGTGTGATTGGCGGATTAGAGAAGAAAAATAAAATCATCAGTCCGAAAGAAAAAAACATCGTTGCCTATCATGAATCCGGCCATGCGGTAGTCGGGCATTATCTCGAGAACGCGGATCCTATACATAAAGTCTCGATAGTTCCACGCGGGGTTGCTGCGCTTGGGTATACGCTGCAGACTCCTCTTGAAGACAGATATTTATTGTCGCGTGATGAATTGATCGAGAAACTATGCAGTTTACTTGGCGGACGTGCTGCTGAGGATATTGTTTTCAACCAAATCTCCACCGGCGCATCGAATGACCTTGAGCGTGTCACGGAAATTGCAACGCGTATGGTAACCATGTATGGTATGTCTACAAAGCTGGGCAATATTTCATACATCGAGAATGGACGCGAGAATTTTCTTGGCGGAATTACCATGAAGCCGTATAGCGAAGAAACGGCAAAACTGATAGATTCGGAAGTTAAATTTATCATCGATGCGGCCTACGAAAAAACTCGAAACCTGTTAATCGAGAAGCGCGACAAATTGGAATCATTAACAAAAAAATTACTGGAAAAGGAAGTTCTGGATAAGAAGGAAATCGAGGAGATTCTTGGTTCAAAGAACGCCTTGGATGTAAATGATAACGGCCAGAATGGAAAATCAACCGAGTCTCAGGAGAAAAAAGTCGTCGAAGAGATTGTTATTGACGCGGAAATGAAATAA